From the genome of Anaerolineae bacterium, one region includes:
- a CDS encoding ABC transporter substrate-binding protein: MEPRNLNRRDFLRVSGLTAGMALATACAGAAPAPAEPTPAPAEPTPVPAEPTATTVPTAEAAPVSKYSEAPSLAAKVAAGELPPVEERLPSDPMIVECLEEPGEYCGDFRRCNTNITDIADYNTQVRESLVRWDYRSGQLEVVPNLASSWDISDGGATYTFHLRKGVRWSDGEPFTADDILFWYEDIALNEELTPAFPSWLTVGGQPVVIEKIDDYTVAFKFARPYGILLEFICFSGSQFIVPKHYLSQFHPKYAESGALEKAVKEAKFEHWYELFANRNVCYTNPELPVLYAWVLETPADTGRLVAVRNPYYWKVDTNGKQLPYFERFVTELAQEGEVVLMKAIAGEVDFQYRHMGFANYSVLKENEDKGNYTVLEWVGGGHPCVYVNQSYPDLPLREILQTKEFRHALSYALDRESMRDLFFNGVGTPGNPPSRKTDYFWKEGFGQTAVEYSVDKANELLDQIGLDQRDGDGWRLRPDGQRLQLLLECYPSEMGSPAIDIFSQVAAYWRDVGIEAQAKEMERSLWSQRALGNECMMPSYSCSPVVWEVDPIWYVPYANSCYWAPAFGQWVASGGTSGEEPPEALKQLVEWYEELKSEPDRNKRLELGSKILEHHSEQVYMVGTVTIDITPTVAKNDLVNILKKAPADYRSLHEALTWLFQVWRRSA; this comes from the coding sequence ATGGAACCGCGGAACCTGAACCGTCGCGATTTCCTGCGCGTCTCCGGCCTCACTGCCGGGATGGCACTGGCTACCGCCTGCGCTGGTGCAGCTCCGGCCCCGGCTGAGCCTACACCTGCCCCCGCTGAGCCCACTCCCGTCCCCGCTGAGCCCACTGCCACCACCGTCCCCACGGCCGAAGCCGCTCCCGTCTCCAAGTACTCCGAGGCACCCAGCCTGGCGGCGAAGGTGGCCGCCGGTGAGCTGCCACCAGTGGAGGAGCGGTTGCCATCCGACCCGATGATTGTAGAGTGCTTGGAGGAGCCAGGCGAGTACTGCGGAGACTTCCGGCGCTGCAACACTAACATCACCGACATCGCTGACTACAACACTCAGGTCAGGGAGAGTCTCGTCCGGTGGGACTACCGTTCGGGGCAGCTCGAGGTCGTGCCCAATCTGGCCAGCAGCTGGGATATCAGCGACGGCGGTGCCACCTACACCTTCCACCTGCGCAAGGGCGTGCGCTGGTCCGACGGGGAGCCCTTCACCGCTGACGACATCCTCTTCTGGTACGAGGACATCGCCCTCAACGAAGAGCTGACGCCAGCCTTCCCCTCCTGGCTCACAGTGGGCGGGCAGCCGGTGGTCATCGAGAAGATCGACGACTACACCGTGGCCTTCAAGTTCGCTAGGCCTTACGGCATCCTGTTGGAGTTCATCTGCTTCTCCGGGTCCCAGTTCATCGTCCCCAAGCATTACCTCTCCCAGTTCCATCCCAAGTACGCCGAGAGCGGCGCCCTGGAGAAGGCAGTCAAAGAGGCGAAATTCGAGCACTGGTATGAGCTGTTCGCCAACCGCAACGTGTGCTACACCAACCCGGAGTTGCCCGTCCTCTATGCCTGGGTGCTGGAGACACCCGCGGACACCGGCCGATTGGTGGCGGTGCGGAATCCTTACTACTGGAAGGTAGACACCAACGGCAAGCAACTGCCATACTTCGAACGCTTCGTCACCGAGCTGGCCCAAGAGGGCGAGGTCGTCCTCATGAAGGCCATTGCCGGCGAGGTGGACTTCCAGTACCGGCACATGGGCTTCGCCAACTACTCGGTTCTCAAGGAGAACGAGGACAAGGGCAACTACACCGTGCTGGAATGGGTGGGCGGCGGCCATCCCTGCGTATACGTCAACCAGAGCTACCCGGATCTTCCCCTGCGGGAGATCCTGCAGACGAAGGAGTTCCGTCACGCCCTGTCGTACGCCCTCGATCGGGAGTCCATGAGAGACCTCTTCTTCAACGGTGTCGGCACGCCGGGCAACCCGCCCAGCCGCAAGACCGACTACTTCTGGAAAGAGGGCTTCGGTCAGACAGCGGTCGAGTACAGCGTAGACAAGGCCAACGAACTGCTGGACCAGATCGGGCTGGATCAGCGAGACGGCGACGGCTGGCGCTTACGGCCGGACGGGCAGCGGCTGCAGCTGCTCCTGGAGTGCTATCCCAGCGAGATGGGCTCGCCCGCCATAGACATCTTCAGCCAGGTGGCTGCCTACTGGCGCGATGTGGGCATCGAGGCTCAGGCAAAAGAGATGGAGCGATCGCTCTGGAGTCAGCGAGCCCTCGGCAACGAATGCATGATGCCCTCCTACTCCTGCAGCCCGGTGGTCTGGGAGGTAGACCCCATCTGGTACGTGCCGTACGCCAACAGTTGCTACTGGGCTCCCGCGTTCGGCCAGTGGGTGGCCAGCGGTGGGACGTCGGGCGAGGAGCCGCCCGAGGCACTGAAGCAACTGGTAGAGTGGTACGAGGAGCTCAAGTCCGAACCCGACCGCAACAAGCGCCTGGAGCTGGGTTCGAAGATCCTGGAGCATCACAGCGAGCAGGTATACATGGTTGGCACGGTCACTATAGACATCACTCCTACGGTGGCCAAGAACGACCTGGTCAATATCCTGAAGAAAGCACCGGCGGACTACCGCAGCTTGCATGAGGCACTCACCTGGCTCTTCCAGGTCTGGCGCCGAAGCGCCTAG
- a CDS encoding amidohydrolase family protein: MKAIVNASVVDGTGRPPLSPGVVLVQENSILRVGLRDEIVIPPEAEVIDGAGLTVLPGIIDVHMHVTSMPGLLDAHGHLVQSFRGIGKLRQCLAWGTTTVANVGGCPENVLLRRAIEEGQVRGVARLVVGAMVNATGGHVRGRSADGPWEVRKAVREMLMHGADFIKTAASGGFQWEHERISWEDYTEEELEALVDEAHARDKRVAVHAHAQPGLNHAIAAGCDIITHGALIDDEALEGIAAHKLFFVPTLYITSEESYSRPQLPPHMKQRMQEAHPTHREGVRKAHQMGITIAVGTDGGPGDAMKEMVELVHCGLSPLEAIVAGTRNSALALDLLGRTGTLEPGKVADLILVRGHPLKEVEALTERANVALVMKEGRVEVTDEEYKQYWHPAEALA; the protein is encoded by the coding sequence GTGAAGGCCATCGTGAACGCAAGCGTGGTGGACGGCACGGGTAGGCCACCCCTGTCGCCGGGAGTGGTCCTGGTGCAGGAGAACAGCATCCTGCGGGTAGGGCTACGTGACGAAATCGTCATCCCGCCTGAGGCCGAGGTGATAGACGGGGCCGGCCTCACCGTGCTCCCCGGGATCATAGATGTCCACATGCACGTCACCTCCATGCCGGGGCTGCTGGACGCTCACGGCCACCTGGTGCAGAGCTTCCGCGGCATCGGCAAGCTGCGGCAGTGCCTGGCCTGGGGCACCACCACCGTCGCCAACGTGGGCGGCTGTCCGGAGAACGTGCTCTTGCGGCGCGCCATCGAGGAGGGCCAGGTGCGCGGGGTGGCTCGGCTGGTGGTGGGGGCCATGGTCAACGCCACCGGTGGCCACGTCCGCGGCCGCTCCGCCGATGGCCCCTGGGAAGTGCGCAAGGCGGTGCGTGAGATGCTCATGCACGGGGCCGACTTCATCAAGACGGCCGCCTCCGGCGGGTTCCAGTGGGAACACGAGCGCATTTCCTGGGAGGACTACACCGAGGAGGAGCTCGAGGCCCTGGTGGACGAGGCTCACGCCCGAGACAAGCGCGTGGCCGTCCATGCTCACGCCCAGCCCGGCCTGAATCACGCCATCGCGGCCGGCTGCGATATCATCACCCATGGGGCGCTTATAGACGATGAGGCTCTGGAGGGCATAGCCGCCCACAAACTCTTCTTCGTCCCCACTCTCTACATCACCAGCGAGGAGTCCTACAGCCGGCCCCAGCTGCCGCCCCACATGAAGCAGCGCATGCAGGAGGCCCATCCCACCCACCGGGAGGGGGTGCGCAAGGCCCACCAGATGGGCATCACCATCGCCGTAGGCACCGACGGCGGGCCGGGTGATGCCATGAAGGAGATGGTGGAGCTGGTGCACTGCGGCCTGTCGCCTCTGGAGGCCATCGTGGCCGGCACGCGGAACTCTGCCCTCGCCCTGGACCTCCTGGGGCGGACGGGCACCCTGGAGCCGGGCAAGGTGGCAGACCTCATCCTGGTGCGAGGCCACCCGCTGAAGGAGGTGGAAGCCCTCACGGAGCGGGCCAACGTGGCTCTAGTGATGAAGGAGGGCAGGGTCGAGGTCACCGACGAGGAGTACAAGCAATACTGGCACCCGGCGGAGGCGTTGGCGTAA
- a CDS encoding AbrB family transcriptional regulator produces MATEEYLRALTSKGQVTVPKEIRDRLNLGPGVLVRFRTDAEGNVTISRAAPSLEAGYGAVSPRSRPEDFQRLHDEAVEERIASKFGGKDEERMPCA; encoded by the coding sequence ATGGCCACCGAGGAGTACCTGCGCGCTCTCACCTCCAAGGGGCAGGTGACGGTGCCCAAAGAGATCCGCGACCGGCTGAACCTGGGGCCGGGGGTCCTGGTGCGCTTTCGCACCGATGCCGAGGGCAACGTCACCATCAGTCGGGCCGCCCCATCCCTGGAGGCGGGTTACGGCGCCGTCTCTCCCCGGTCGCGGCCCGAGGACTTCCAGCGGCTGCACGATGAGGCGGTCGAGGAGCGGATAGCCTCCAAGTTTGGGGGCAAGGACGAAGAACGCATGCCGTGTGCCTAG
- a CDS encoding PIN domain-containing protein has protein sequence MRGLDTNIIIRYLTRDDEAKAGRCPELLRRAERGEEELFLPEAILTEAVYVLSSPRLYNLPRGRVRDLLAAVVSLRGVRMPDKAVCLEALELYGESNLDFEDALLVTHLRAQGVGALYSYDRHFDHSELERLEP, from the coding sequence ATGAGAGGGCTCGACACCAACATTATCATCCGCTATCTGACTCGGGACGACGAGGCGAAGGCCGGTCGTTGTCCGGAGCTGCTGCGCCGGGCCGAGCGGGGGGAGGAGGAACTCTTCCTTCCCGAGGCCATCCTGACCGAAGCCGTCTACGTGCTTTCCTCGCCCCGCCTCTACAACCTTCCCCGGGGGAGAGTACGCGACCTCCTGGCCGCCGTGGTGAGCCTGCGCGGAGTGCGCATGCCCGACAAGGCCGTCTGCCTGGAGGCCCTCGAGCTCTACGGGGAAAGCAACCTCGACTTCGAAGATGCCCTCCTGGTCACCCACCTGCGTGCCCAGGGGGTGGGTGCCCTCTACAGCTACGACCGTCACTTCGACCACAGCGAGCTGGAGCGCCTGGAGCCGTGA